The following proteins are encoded in a genomic region of Thermaerobacter sp. FW80:
- a CDS encoding DUF6504 family protein, with translation MSLIDRPIRVEADRRNRPVAFVWRGIRRVVAEVLEEWREIGPWWEQDPPEERFVYRVQTQDGGVYEIDYRIPARQWFLYRIYD, from the coding sequence ATGAGCCTGATCGACCGCCCGATTCGCGTTGAGGCTGACCGTCGGAACCGCCCGGTGGCGTTCGTGTGGCGGGGCATCCGCCGTGTCGTTGCGGAGGTGCTGGAGGAGTGGCGCGAGATCGGGCCGTGGTGGGAACAGGATCCGCCCGAAGAGCGATTCGTCTACCGTGTGCAAACCCAGGACGGCGGGGTATACGAGATCGACTACCGGATCCCGGCCCGGCAGTGGTTCTTGTATCGGATTTACGACTGA